In a genomic window of Lacrimispora sp. BS-2:
- a CDS encoding 1-deoxy-D-xylulose-5-phosphate reductoisomerase yields MRKIAILGSTGSIGKQTLEVAENQKDIEVTALAAGSNICLLEEQIRKFHPKMACVWREDKARELAASVKDLPVRIVSGMEGLIEVATECSAEIVVTAIVGMIGIRPTIAAIEAGKDIALANKETLVTAGHIIMPLAKERGVRILPVDSEHSAIFQCLNGEDKKAIHKILLTASGGPFRGKTRKEIESVQVEDALKHPNWSMGRKITIDSSTMVNKGLEVMEAKWLFGVEMDQVQVVIQPKSVIHSMVEFEDGAVMAQLGTPDMKLPIQYALFYPERRFLPGDRLDFWSIGQITFEKPDMVNFPGLKLAYLAGKKGGTLPTVFNAANERAVAKFLNREITYPAITDMIEGAMNGHTIKENPTIEEILEAEAAAYEYIESRW; encoded by the coding sequence ATGAGGAAAATAGCAATTCTGGGTTCAACGGGATCCATCGGAAAACAAACTCTGGAGGTGGCTGAAAATCAAAAGGATATAGAAGTGACTGCTCTGGCGGCAGGCAGCAATATCTGCCTGTTAGAGGAACAGATCAGAAAGTTCCATCCGAAGATGGCATGCGTGTGGAGAGAAGATAAGGCCAGGGAACTGGCGGCATCGGTAAAGGATCTGCCGGTCCGTATTGTTTCCGGAATGGAGGGACTTATTGAAGTTGCTACGGAATGCTCTGCAGAAATTGTGGTCACTGCCATAGTGGGGATGATAGGAATCCGTCCTACCATTGCAGCCATTGAGGCTGGAAAGGATATTGCTCTTGCCAATAAGGAGACCCTTGTAACTGCCGGGCACATCATTATGCCATTGGCTAAAGAACGGGGGGTGAGGATTCTTCCTGTGGACAGCGAGCACAGCGCTATTTTTCAGTGCTTGAACGGAGAAGATAAAAAAGCAATCCATAAGATCCTTCTGACGGCATCCGGCGGCCCTTTTCGTGGAAAAACCAGAAAAGAGATAGAGTCTGTGCAGGTGGAGGATGCTTTAAAACATCCCAACTGGTCTATGGGCAGGAAGATTACCATTGATTCCTCTACCATGGTCAATAAGGGTCTTGAAGTGATGGAAGCAAAGTGGCTCTTTGGCGTGGAAATGGACCAGGTGCAGGTGGTGATCCAGCCTAAGAGCGTGATTCATTCCATGGTGGAGTTTGAGGATGGAGCGGTTATGGCGCAGCTTGGAACCCCGGATATGAAGCTCCCGATCCAGTATGCGCTTTTCTATCCGGAGAGGAGATTTCTTCCCGGTGACCGTCTGGATTTCTGGAGTATCGGTCAAATAACTTTTGAAAAACCAGATATGGTAAATTTTCCCGGTTTAAAATTGGCATATCTTGCCGGAAAAAAAGGCGGAACACTTCCAACGGTTTTCAATGCTGCCAATGAAAGGGCAGTTGCCAAATTTTTAAATAGAGAAATTACATATCCGGCAATAACTGATATGATAGAGGGAGCTATGAACGGGCATACTATAAAAGAGAATCCCACAATAGAGGAAATTCTTGAAGCAGAGGCTGCAGCTTATGAATATATAGAAAGCAGGTGGTAA